acaatagggtcggttggcatttccgattcacatacatcctagataaataaaatctatgtcacgttggtcggcataattttcataaacaataaatgaaccaatagttataaagataatatacataccacatccgaatcatagacaggacgagggccgacgggggcggataccaaaaccatcgcactatataagatgcaataataaatgtaataaaatgatacaagtatctattctaaacatacaagtaagaatatttttcctttcagaaagaagataagaacaagaggctcaccacggtggtgtcggtgatgagatcggcacgggtgatcgacggcggtgaagatggggacggggcgtgacggaccgctaaatctagacaaatctcgaggaaaatggagcttggaggtcgagcttcgagaggagaaagcttaagtagtgtggctcgggcattccatcgaacacctcatgtgcataggaggtgagctagagcaccccaaagccctctccccctcggccagaaaaaacagagcactgtgctctgctcttgcgcaagggggtatatataggcacctcattggtcccggttggagacatgaaccgagactaaaggggagcctttggtcccagttcaagccaccaaccgggaccaatggtggtgggccaggagcgaggcccattggtcccggttcatcccaccaaccgggaccaaaaggtccagatgaactgggaccaatggcccacgtggcccggccggccccctgggctcacgaaccgggaccaatgcccacattggtcccggttctagactgaaccgggactaatgggctgacccggcctagaccaaagccctgttttctactagtgatgggtgCCATGACACGTTTTGCACGAGGTCGGCGAACTCGAAGCTCAGCATCAGCTCGTTGGGCATGCCGTCTATGGACGTGGGGATGGGCGCCTGACAGCAGCCCACGCCGTAGCAGTTCTTGTTGTGGATGCCATTAATTGCGATCTTTGGCAGGctcccggcgtcaccaccagagcagaAGGTGGCGCAGCCGGTGACCATTCTCGAGCCTTGGAGCAGCGTCGCCTGGATGGGCTCTATGATTTCGAAGGCCCCGGTGCGAACCCGACCAGTGGGCCCAATAGAGAGAAAAATCCAATTTGATACATGAAaatataaaattgctataaaatcATAAAACTAATATATTTTTACTAGAATCAAGCATATGTTATTTTCCCTGTCTTTGTTCCAAACCAAGTATCATGCAAGTTACAACGCAGAAAAAACATAATGAAATAGCATGCTAACCTCCAGTGATCATGTGAAACGAGACTTTCATGCATTTTTTGACGCAAAATCATCAATGAGAGTGTCAAGATCTATACTATCCAGCATATTCTTCTCAATGCAGCACATGGCCAATCCATTCAATCTTTCTTGAGACTTCGTTGACCTCAAATAATTTTTTAATAGTTTCAATTTTGAGAAACTCCTTTCAGCTGATGCAATAGTCACAGGTACAATCAAAAGGATACGATAAGCAATTGAGACATTTAGATAACAATCTGCATCTCTAACAAACTCAAATATCTGATCCGCTGACATGAATGTGTTTGGCAATGTCATCTGCAGTACTTTTAGTTCAGAAACGAAATCATCTAGATCGACATCTGCTGACTTACCATGAGTGAATTTGTTGACAAAATTAGTGCAACATCTTCTTAGATCATTATAACCCAAGGACTTCAACTCTTTCGAGTTGAACAAGAAACCAAATATGCTCCCAAATGTCTTCAGTTCCTCAAATCTAGTAGTTAGGGAAGCAATTGCAACATCAATCATCACCAAAAAGTATTTAACTCTAAATGATTCCACCTCACTTGCTTGCGTTTCTTCATTCTGGTTATTTTCGTCATTGCCACTAATTTCATCATACTGTCTTTTTCTAGTAATACGTCTCTTGAAAGGAAACAAAGGTTGTACACCCATGTCAATTGCAATAGATCTCGCAATATCCAGACTACTTGCAAAGCCGTCATTTCTGTACTTCTTAAACTATGAGATGGCACCTTCAATCTGTTTAAGAGTAACATCAATGCACACAAACTTAGACTGCAACTTCTTACTCACCATGTTTACAGTGAACAAAATGTCATGCCAAATGACCATGCCAAGtaaaaattcaaatttctcaagtGCGCTAGCCAAAGATTTTGCGCCCCTCTTAGTCTTGGCGTCATCGGTAGAAGTTCTCTTCAATTCCAGTAATGTTTTTCTTAACTCGGGTGCTTGATATCTGATAGCCTGAACACTCTTTATTCGACTCTCCCATCGAGTGTTACACAAAGACTTAACTGTCATTTTTGGAACATGATCAAGCAATAGCTGCCATCTTTTAGTAGAGCTTGAAAACAATATATAAATTCTTTGCACAACTCCAAAGAAGGTAACAGCTTTACCGCAAGATTTTGCCATATCACTAAGAGTAAGGTTCAGGCTATGACAAGTGCATGGCATGAATAATGctcttggattagtttcaagtagTCTGCTATGTACCCCTTGGTGTTTTCCCTTCATGTTCGAACCATTGTCATACCCTTGTCCACGAACATCTTTAACATCCAAACCAACAGATTTAAGTGAATCTATTAACACATTATAAAGTCCAAGTCCGGATGTATCATCCACCTTCAAGAACTCCAGAAAAAACTCCTCTATTTTTTTAGTAGTACTTGACATGTTTACGCACCTCACAATTAGAGTCATTTGTTCTTGATGGCTCACGTCAGTTGTACAGTCCAAGATGACAGAGAAATACCTTGCATCCTTAATTATCCTCAACAGAGAATATTTAACAGTGCGACCAAGAAGGgaaattaactcattctaaatatTATGGCCAAGATAATGATGATGGATTTCACTATTCTTAATGCGCCGAAGATGCTCTTGCATTACAGGATCAAATTCTGCCATCATTTCAATTACTCCCAAAAAATTTCCGTTGTTATCTTGATATAATTTCTCATTCGATCCTCGAAAAGCCAGACTATGTTTAGCAAGAAATTTCACAGCAGCAAGAATTCTAATTAAAACAAGTCTCCATCGCTCCTTCTCCCTTGCAATCTCTTGTTGCGTATCTTTATCAATTGTTTCCTTCTTACTTAGCCTCAGCCTTACCTCATTCCAAGTATTCATGTTAGTGATATGCTCAACACTATTCTCATGCAATTTGAGCTTCTCACTAAGATGTCTCCAATCCTTCAATCCCTCGGATGCTAGCAGACTTTTGCTTTTTCCATATTTAAACAATTTGCAACAAAAGCAGTAGACTTTATTCACATGTTTAGAGTACACTAACCACCTCCGATCACTGAACTCGCCATTCCTTAACTTTCTTGTGTAGTAATCATATGAAAAATGCCTGCCACTAATTTCATCTTCGGGAAACACAAGATTGTATTCCCTTATAGGTCCTTTTTCAATGAGAATATCTCTTGATTTATTGTCAAGAATATCCCAAGTTCTAGGATCATATATATCAAAAGAAGAACCCTGCTCATCTGCATTTCCAAGATTCTCATGGTCACTAAAATTTTCCGTGTGCTGATCGGCATCATTTTCCGCAGCATTATTTTTCTCGACATGATTTTCCTCAACGGCATTCTTAGTATCATCAGGTTTTTCTTCACCATTTGTGATATATAATTGCTCTGAATTTGTAGCAGCACCAGGCCTCAAGACAAACATTTCCATAGCGCCTTCCTGAGATTTAATCAACTTGTCtactcttttcttgttgtttcttTTCTCACAGCCAGATAGATGTTTTTTAGGTAACATGATTATGCTGCAAGTGAGAAACACAAATACAGTATCAGAGATTGAAGATGTTATGTTTTTAGATGAGAAGTTTCAGAATTGAGACCACTGGAAAATATTCGCCTATAGATTAGGATTTATGAATAGATTGATCTGAGAATTATTACCTTCTGAATGATGatcttgatcagttgatctcttccCCGAATTCTTGCCGATTTGATCCCCAAACTCAGCTCCAGGTTCGGTGTGGTGCGCTGGTGTCGGCGTCAGGCGGCGTGCTGCTGTGTCGATGCGTCTCCGTGCTCCTGTGTCGGTGCGTCTCCCTGGATTCCAGGCGAACGACAGGGCAACGTGCGTTGCCTGGGCTTGGTTGGGCAGGCCCTAGTGGTGGTTGCGTGCTGCTTGCTGGGTGGGTTCAGAGCTACCTGGGCTGGACGTTAGTCATTTTTTTTTCACTAATCcgtaatatataatatatatactgCATATATACTATGGGCCCCCTTTTAGTCTGGGTCCCGGGCCGTCGCACCTCTCGCACTGGTCCAAAGCCGGCCCTGGGACGTTACACCCTATGAGGACGAGCTCGTTGCGGGCTGACAATGAGTAGAACACGTCCCCGCGGTTGGTGAAATAATCACTAAAACGGAAGGAGAGAAGATCTCTGGAGGTGGCTTGGAGTTGGATGACAGAAACGGAGCTGGTTACGCGCAGTGTGGTGTCCTGGAGGGAGATGTCGAGGACTTGGAAGGCCCCGTGGCTGTCAAGCAGCAGCCGTGCCGTGCCGTAGTCGATCGCAGGTGAGGTTGAAGCCTGGCCGGTAGCAGCGGTCCGGCCCAAGGCCCAAGGGGTACGGCACACTTACGTTGCCGCAGCTTGTGTCGCAGTCCGGCATCCCAATCTTGGGCGCCAAGGTTAGCATCATATACTGTATATGCTAAGTGCAGCTAGCTTATAGTGAATGAATGCTGTGTCCTGCGATACAATGAACAGGTCAATGCCAGAGCATGTGGATATATACTAAGCTGTAGCTACCCTTAATCTTTGTTGACTGGTCTCACACCGAACACGCCACCCCAAACTTTCGTGTACAGATCGAGTCTCCGCTTGCTTGACTGCAGACTAACAGTATTTAAGTATTTTTAATAGTACGGAGTACATGAGAATAATAAAAATATTGTCTAAAAAGGGCTGAACAGGACTGAGTAGCGAACGTGCCTCCTACTCACTCGGGAGTAGTAGCCAACGTGACTTCGATTGACCGGACGAACGAACAGGGACTGATTACTAGCTAGGATTCTCACGGTTTATAGCCGTAATAGAATGCACCCGGCCAACATTATGTTGGTACGGGATGTAATACTGTTAGCCCAAAACTACGGACTAGCTACTTCTCCGAGGATCAACCACGATCAGCTAGCTAGGTGTTGCTGCACAAATATTCTACAAACGCACACACCTACACTTGAACTGGAGTGCTACTATATATGGAGGAGGCTGGTTGTAGTGGCAATACTATATACTACACTTTGATTGCTACTTGCTTTGGATCGGCCTGATTACAACTCAAGGACCGGGGGTCCTTTTATAGGCCGTGATGTGCACAGCTCACACACACACGCTAGAAATTACCGGGCTACTACCATGGCCATGCAAAAGCATTTCCTAGAAACTACTATGTAAGTACCACATGAAGAATTCCGGTCAAGTCTCTCCCAGTCAAGTCTCTTGCACCGGCTAAGGAAACTCACTAGGAAATTGCTAGGTAACTACCTAGTCCTTGTACGCCAAGGAAGCTGTTGGTGCTGCATGCATTCAACCGAAGACCAAGGTTGACTCAACAAATAcatatgaatgaattaaacaaatgGTTAAGATCGTCTTCAAGCTTGGACAATCTAGCCTTCAAAGATCCAGCCCATATGTGAAGAAGAAATATGGTTGTCTAGACTATCTGTCATGTTATCTCTAATGCATAGTCCCAAAACAAAATATCCACACACGACGCACCATTTCATTTTTCTGTCAGACCCTCGCCTTTCCGTTTGGTTTCCCGTCATACCGAGACATTTCTCGCTAGTTGTCTAGACTATCTGTCATGTTATCTCTAACGTGCGTTACTAACACAAAAAAAATCCCATGACGAACCATTTCATTTTCCTGTCAAACCCTCCCATTCTAGTTTGGTTTCCCATTGTAGCAGGACATTTCTCGCTTGTAGTCCACTCCTTTAAAACAGGATGACTCCCACCTCACCTTCACCATGGTGTTCTCTTTCTCTCACACCGTACTTTCACACATACCGGCTAGAAGAAGGACCC
This portion of the Triticum dicoccoides isolate Atlit2015 ecotype Zavitan chromosome 7A, WEW_v2.0, whole genome shotgun sequence genome encodes:
- the LOC119334197 gene encoding uncharacterized protein LOC119334197; translation: MLPKKHLSGCEKRNNKKRVDKLIKSQEGAMEMFVLRPGAATNSEQLYITNGEEKPDDTKNAVEENHVEKNNAAENDADQHTENFSDHENLGNADEQGSSFDIYDPRTWDILDNKSRDILIEKGPIREYNLVFPEDEISGRHFSYDYYTRKLRNGEFSDRRWLVYSKHVNKVYCFCCKLFKYGKSKSLLASEGLKDWRHLSEKLKLHENSVEHITNMNTWNEVRLRLSKKETIDKDTQQEIAREKERWRLVLIRILAAVKFLAKHSLAFRGSNEKLYQDNNGNFLGVIEMMAEFDPVMQEHLRRIKNSEIHHHYLGHNI